TCGCCCTTCTCAATGTGCCGTACTGACACCATCTTCAAACACTCCTGTGCACAATCGACTGAACGTGAGCTGTGAGATTTCTAAGCATCTAGCATAATAAACAATAGAAAGCGAAGCATGTGCACCACATACGGGAGTGTATTCCAGATTGGCGTTGTGCTTGGAAACGTGATTCAGCATGTCAGCCATGGGCACCATCATTGGAGGGTTAggctctttttcttcttcttcatcctcatcctccaCAGGCTCTTGAAAACTGAGAAATGTTGAGAAATGTTACAGATAAAGTAGGGAAGGCACTGATATTAACATTATGGCTGGTATGCTAAACAGTTTTCAGGTTGATATATCTACATATATTAGCCTTTATTTCAAAAAATTATTACACGCGTTTTgatctttaaaattaaattgtgtgatactaacatatatatatatatatatatttatatatatgctttatattGGCCACAGATATCAGCATCGTCCATCAGTATCCAAATCAGTATCGGACGATCACTATGATTGGCCGATATAAAAATTctactattttgtctaaataataaaaaaaatacaaaactacagtaaatcgatttaaaagtgaaactaagcATCACTCCATTATATAATGCACAGTATGAAAAACTAACATTTATTTAGAGCTAAATATTAGAAAtaagttattaataaattattagtgttGTGTTTATGTTATTAAGTTTCAGGGATCATTTGATGATagcaaagtaaaattaaatataaaattaggGGGAATTAGCATGACCAATTACCATAAATATCCAATATGATATAATTTAAATATCGGCCAATAATCAATTTGGTATACTCTAAAAATGgcataaataaataaccattttTAAGCCTTTACATCAAATAACtgctatttacttattattattttattttaataaaccatatataaatatattaaaatataaataaaatacagttattatACATAGAAAACATACCTAAAACAATATCTAAACACACAAATTAGATCCTTAATATTATacctttaaatttaaaatgcccATTAAATATATAGTAGCTAATAAATAAATTTGGTACCGATATATTGCACATCCCTAAATAGAATAATCATATTATCAAACCTTTCATTTGATCACATTCAATAGCTCATAGATATCTCACCTATAGGCCATTACAAATGCCACCAGGCTCTTGTAGAGCTCCAGCGTGTGCTTCTCAGGGTCCCACAGGTCAGGATGGGACTTCATGAAGGGAAGGGCTATGTTATTGTACTCATCCTGGAGTTTTTTCAGATCTGTTTGGACAGCCTCTGGAATTCCTGTGCCTTTTAGGAGTTTATCACGCTCCTCCTCGGACCTTCAAAACAGAGACATTGTGACCATAAAGCACTGAAGGCTCCTTGAAGAGTACCTTAAAGGTCTTACCAGACCTACCAGAACATGGGTTGATCCAGTGTCCTAAAATCAGGCCAGAGAGACAAATACGGTTTCCAGTAGGATTGTGGACATGTGTACTCATATAACAGACCCAGAAGAAGAGGAACCCAGCCTGATGCGCTCTCCAAAGATTTTTTCCCTAGACAACATATGGTTATATGGTCACAAGCCTGCTATAGAAGGTGGGATTTCAATAAACCAGAATGTTCATTTACCTTCCTCAAGGACCTTTTTTACTCTAGTGGTGCCGTGATGCAGAAGAACCTCTCTGGGAATAGAGAACAAGACATGGCCTTCTTCAATGTCCTCTCTGGCCATCATGCCATATTCTGCTGCAGTACCCTCTTTACTTAAGTACACCTAAAGACATTCATGTACAACGTGGTAAATATTTCCAAGTTTAGGTTTTTGTCTGTATTTGAAATCCTATTTGACTTGTGCTGTTGAAAAAAAACCTAAACTTGGAATTATTAAGTACTTTACAAGTTATTTTTgctaaaacttaaactgaaaattcAAATGATGAATAAATAGGCGTGacgtgtatataaatataatataagctTACCTTATCGCTGAGAGTCAGCTTTACACTATCGCACCACAGCAGGAAGTTTTTCAAGGGCTCCAGCACACATTTCTCATCATCTATCTGAAACACACATGATGCTTTCTGAAGGCTCATCATTATAAGCGCAATAACTGTAAACTGAGAAAACGTCTTTTTTTACCTTTGGCCTTTTTGCATCTGTCGCCATTTCTTTCAAATGCAAGTTCGTTAGtgggatattaaaatatatattgttttatagtgACAGCCACACAGGGATacagtaattattatattctaCGTGCCTCCATGTGCAGCTTCAGACTCTTCTTCGTCATTTCCTGTATCTGCAGAAAGTAACAAAGTCATGTGCATTGGCGCCACCTACCTACTACAAGAATACTACGACTACTGCTGCTACTGCTActtcagaacaatttttttaaataaataaactaaataaatgatcAGTATAAATTCTGGGTAtaacaacattttgttttattttttcccagaTTTAGGTATTAATCCtgtcacatatttatttatttattctttttctttttcagtcattcattcatacatttatttattaatttatttacatttgtaaaaatataaatatgtgaccctggaccacaaaaccacaaAACC
The sequence above is drawn from the Carassius gibelio isolate Cgi1373 ecotype wild population from Czech Republic chromosome B25, carGib1.2-hapl.c, whole genome shotgun sequence genome and encodes:
- the setd6 gene encoding N-lysine methyltransferase setd6, with the translated sequence MATDAKRPKIDDEKCVLEPLKNFLLWCDSVKLTLSDKVYLSKEGTAAEYGMMAREDIEEGHVLFSIPREVLLHHGTTRVKKVLEEGKKSLESASGWVPLLLGLLYEYTCPQSYWKPYLSLWPDFRTLDQPMFWSEEERDKLLKGTGIPEAVQTDLKKLQDEYNNIALPFMKSHPDLWDPEKHTLELYKSLVAFVMAYSFQEPVEDEDEEEEKEPNPPMMVPMADMLNHVSKHNANLEYTPECLKMVSVRHIEKGEEVFNTYGQMANWQLLHMYGFAEPFPTNSNDTADIQMSSVYKAAVQAAQSEADQRLLVDKWNMLCEMEIVGEKGVFIFGQSGSLTYSELYTTLKVLCMPLQDFEEFCENEGWEEDEEGEEDDKMEQALSFAGLKGLPAEWKCLLHAAAALTLDSYSEDVEADRKRLEDQEALAELGSRERRALHVRYAQKSILQRLQQLTKPTS